ACAAAATAGACCCCGCCGTCATCGGCCTGGGTGAGGTCGAGGGCGCTTTCTGCGCTCATCGGTATTCCTGGAAGGGATGGAATGGCTGGAAGCTGTGGTAGTGATCGCCGGTGTAATAGAACACCGTGGGCGGTGTGCCGCCGGTGATGATGCGCCGTGTACCGCGGTTGCGTGCGTCCGGCGTGTCGACCGTGTATTCGTGGTAGAAACCGCGCGGCTGCTGCGGCAGCAAGCCTTCGTAATTGTCGAACACGACGCCGTCCTGGCTATACGGGAACGGGCCATTGTGCATGATGCGCGTCAGC
The sequence above is a segment of the Dyella sp. M7H15-1 genome. Coding sequences within it:
- a CDS encoding ribonuclease domain-containing protein, with the protein product MSPSRFIPSILLVLFVGALVYWHQHPAKPPEMTSSGNVTLPASNCPAADANLPSFMPSEACDTLTRIMHNGPFPYSQDGVVFDNYEGLLPQQPRGFYHEYTVDTPDARNRGTRRIITGGTPPTVFYYTGDHYHSFQPFHPFQEYR